The Lathyrus oleraceus cultivar Zhongwan6 chromosome 5, CAAS_Psat_ZW6_1.0, whole genome shotgun sequence genome includes the window GTGCTTGATCTTTTGCAGGAAACTGGCAAACTTGGATGCAAACCTGCAAGTGTTCCCATTGAACAAAATCACAGGATAAGATTTGAGGAGGAAAGTGACAAAGTTAACAAGGGTCAATATCAGAGATTAGTGGGAAAATTAATTTACTTGGCACACACTAGACCAGATTTGGCATATGCAGTCAGTGTGGTGAGCCAATTCATGCATGATCCGAGGGTGAGACATTTGCAGGCTGTAGACCGCGTTCTACAATATCTTAAAGAAACTCCAGGGAGAGGACTTTTGTTTAAAAGAGGTGGAAATCTAACTATGGAGACTTACACTGATGCGGATTATGCCGGATCAGTGAGTGACAGAAGATCTACGTCAGGCTATTGTACTTTTCTGTGTGGTAACCTTGTAGCTTAGAAGAGTAAGAAGCAAAGTGTAGTTGCTCGATCAAGCGCCGAGGCAGAATTTAGAGCTATGACACTAGGAATTTGTGAGCTATTGTGGATGAAACAAATTCTAGAAGACTTGAAGATACAATGTGAAGGTCCTATGAAATTGTTTTGTGACAATAAATCGACTATTAGTATTGCTCATAATCCTGTTCAGCATGACAGGACTAAACACATTGAGATTGACCGACATTTTATCAAAGAGAAGTTGGATAGTGGACTGATAACTACATCTTACGTTCCTTCCGGGCATCAGCTGGCAGATGTGTTAACAAAAGGCTTACCAACAGAAAGATTCAGGCAACTTACTTGCAAGCTGGGAATGATAGATATCCATTCACcagcttgagggggagtgttgtaaatattagattgtaaatagtaattatttctattagtAATGAGGCCCATTAGTCAAAGCCCATTAGGTTTTCTATTCTCTCTTATTTAAAGCATGTAGATGTAACATGTAAGAATCACTTTTTAATATATCAGTAAAATATTCTACAACAGTAACAAATGCTATGCTTTCAACCACCGGTGTTTCTCTTTCAGTTTCACGTATTTTCTTTAGTTTTCCGGTATTCTTGCTATTTCTGAAATTCAATTTGGAGTTATGTGGGTCATCTGCTTCTGTTTATACCTGGGAGTTGGATTAGAGTTGTCATGGAAGAACAAagttattttttattgttttctaAATGTGAACGAACTTGCTGGGTCGCCTTTGTGTGTCACTTTGCTTAGAAATTTCAATTTAAGAAATGTGGTACATATTGATGAAAACTCGGCATTTGCAAATGTTGTGAATTCTGATGAAAAGCCATTGGATATATCTTCAGATACTACCGGTGAAGTCGTGGTTTCTAAAGCGGAGGGTACAAGTGCAAAATCGTTTGCTCAAATATTGAGTAAGACATGTGTTATTATCCCTCATTGTCAACTTTTAAGATCTAATTTGAAAGGAGATGACATAACTATTAAAATTCGCGAGGAAAAGTATAAGGTTAGTCTTGAATCGTGTAAAAATCATCTTTATGGAAGATTGATTATGTCTAAAGGAGTTCCTCCCTGAAACTTCAAGACTTGCGTGGTAAACTAAACACTTTTTTTGGAAGTCGTTAAGTAAATGAGAAATTGTTTCTTTAGGAAGAAGTTTTTATGAATTTGTTTTTTCTTCTGCTGAGGATGTTGAGCGTGTTCGTGTGTTGCTTTCTTGGAGCCTAAAGACAGATTTTTTCAAACTATTCGATTGGACTCCCTGACTTTAATCCTAATAACCACAAACAAGCAACATTTCAATGCTGGGTTCGTTTTCTTGAATTGCCTCAGGAATATTGGAGTCCTAATATTATCTTTGCAATTGCTAGTTGTCTCAGAATCCCAATGTATTTGGGTGCTGCAAAAAGTAAGTGTCCACTAGAGAGATCTTTTGGACATTTTGCAAGAGTTTTTGTTGATATTGTTTTATCTGCTAAAATCACACCTTAACCGTGGGTCGAAAGAGAAGATTATGCTTTTCTTGTTAACGTTGAATATGaatttttttcacttttttgtTCGCAATGTCAAAACGTTGGTCATAGTTTTTCGTCTTTTAAACTTGTTAAAATGGATCAAGAGAAACATGTAACTAATGAGAAGCATAAATGCACGGGGAATAAGTCTATGCATGTTTAAAAAGAGGATTTAAGAAAGGAATAAGTTGAATGTGCAAATGCTACTAAAATATGTTTTTATAATAATCCTCTTTTAGGATTTGTTGATTGTTTGAAAATCACTTTTGATGATGACGTTGTGAGTATTGATGTGTTGCATCAAGGAGACTTGAGTGTACAAGGTAATGAAAAATTGTGTGGTTTAGCTGATATAGAAGTCACTGATCAAGGTAAAATTGACAAGAATAATGAGGGAAATTCAGATTCAGTTGACACTTTCTTCCCTGAGGATCATCAAGAGGAAGTAATTGCAGATTCACTTCTTTTGGAAGGTGACTCTATTGTGGTGATATTATGGTGACAGACTATAACTTGTTAAATTTATTGCCTTTGTTATTCATGACATGCAAGTTTTAGGATTTGTTTCTACAGAGGTCCAACAAGCTATGAATTTTCTGAGTGAATCTTGGAGTAATATGGCTAAGAAAGATGAGATGGTTGATTTGGATGAAAATAGAAATCAGCCGGTTCAATTGGTGGTCTAAAAAAAGGAAGAACAAGAAGAAACCTCCTTAGGCGAGCAAAGGTTTCAAGGGGGGTGCCTTCAACCGTCCGTCTTACTAGTTTCTGTGATAGAGTTATCTCTCATGTGTATTTGTTTtctctcttttttatttttccttCTCGATAAGTTCTTCTATAGAGTTTTGATTTTGTCTCCCCTTGCCTTCTCTTTGAActatttttttttcttaaatatatTTTAGTGATTAAAAAAAATCATCATTGATTTTCTTTGAAGTACAATACTCATTTGTAGTTTCATAGTTTGTCACAAAACTTATAGTTTCTCATGGTAGGTGTGGTAATGATAttgaaattattttttaattagtTTTACATGTGTTTTTTTAttgaaattattttttaattaatttcaCATGCCATATGTTTTTTATTTAAGCTAAAATAGTCCGTTGATCCCGGTAAGTTAGTGAGTTTTTGATTTTGGCATctataaatattttttttgtcTGAGTTCTTATATCTCAATTTTTGTGTTGGTTTTAGCCCTAAAGTATATTGATTgatattaaatattaaaatatgTAGATTGATATATTTTTGCAAAATATTATATAAATTCATATTTATTTTCGATATGTTATAACAAATTACATTCTTTCAAGAAAAACAATATTAATTTGTCATTAATTCACGGTTTATATATGtttaaagtaaaataaaaattaaatttttaatagaGTTAAGTATGTATTTTTTGAGAAAGATATGGTTAAAATTTGCACCAATTAATTCTCTTAATCTTAATATATTAAAGGGTTAAATACACTTTACCCCCCTGTAATGTTAGCGAGTTTAGGATTACCCCCCTGGTAAAGTTATTTTTTCAATACCCCCCTTATGTTATGTAGATTCCTTCATAGAACCCCCTAATATCCAGGTGGCATGGAATCTTGGTTTTTTATTTCAGACGTggctttttaatttttttattttcacatGTGAATCTTCATTAGGTCTCCAGCATGGCATAAACTAGAAATTAGGGTtccaaatccatccctctctctcttcgtgaaatccatccctctctctcttcgtgaaatccatccctaccccaaatccatccctctcttcATCTTCGTCCGTGTCCCCTTCATCTGGGTTATGGGTGGCAGCAAGGCATCTTCCACGAGTGAAGTTGGAAACGGCTTACCAAGATGTGGATGCAATGAAACCATGAAGTTGTTGGTCTCCAAGTCAATTGAAAACCCCGGTCGCAAATTTTGGAAATGCAGGAATTATATGGTGAGCAATTTTGaagcattttattattttgagttTGATTTCGAAATTAATTGTTGGTGGTGTTTGTCTCAAATTGCAGAATGGGTGCGGTTTATTTTTGTGGGATGATTTGGTCAGTGAGTTTGCAGTGAAAGAAACCAATCCGTCTGGATGCCGCCAATGTGAAGTCAACAAGGcttatttgattgaatttgcTAAAGAGATTGTTGAGGAGATAGATTGCAGAGTCGGAAAGCTTAACAAGTTAGAAAAACTGAAGAAAAAGATTGCAATGGAAAAGAGGAAAAATTTATGGTTAATGTTTGTAATTGGTCTGTCATGGATGTTGATAGCAGCTATGGTTAAGTTAGTCTAATGAGTCTGTCATGTAATTGTTATGTCATTAGTGTTTTTCAGCAATGTAATGTTGAACTTGTAATGTGTTCATCAATGAAATGTAATATGTTCATCAATCTTAAACTGTCAGTGCAACATCATTATTTGATTAAACTTTCAGCATTCAATCTACCAATAATGACAGAAAAAAGTTATATCATAATGAAagagcaaaattgcaaaatcatCAGAAAACTACAGAACAATTTTATAGTCAGTAATTCTAAAGAAAATATGACATAGTAAACATATAAATAAATTGAAATATATTAATGTAGTCTATCTCTTAAACTTTTTCAGTGCAGAATTCAAGGTGAATGTAATTAAATACTTTGGCTTTTTCTTTAGGTCCTGCAGAATTCATGGTTTTGTTGTAAGATTAGTGCACAGACTAGCCATGGCTCTCTGCAGAATTCATGGtttatgaaaaacaagaaaaaaatgTGACAGACTAGCCATTGTGTTTTATAGACAATACACACCAATAATGTTAAACTGATACATTAGAATTGATCATCACAATAAGTGCATATGTTTGTTACAAAAGGATTACAAAATACATGTCTTCAAAGATCAGTTGGCATTACAAAAGAGTTTTCCAAAAGGATTACAAAATACATAGCAGAAACATAATAATCAGTCCCTCATTTTGAAGTGGGTATGTCTTCATTTTCTGGTAGGGTAATTGGTTTGTCACTAGATATTCCTTCACCTGT containing:
- the LOC127082901 gene encoding uncharacterized protein LOC127082901, whose protein sequence is MGGSKASSTSEVGNGLPRCGCNETMKLLVSKSIENPGRKFWKCRNYMNGCGLFLWDDLVSEFAVKETNPSGCRQCEVNKAYLIEFAKEIVEEIDCRVGKLNKLEKLKKKIAMEKRKNLWLMFVIGLSWMLIAAMVKLV